Proteins from one Paenibacillus amylolyticus genomic window:
- a CDS encoding exo-alpha-sialidase: MPVVNITGALGGNQFEPSIAVNELLPNIMCVVAVDTSSGPTRTGFYRSIDGGQTWSTTTLPQPPGYEGAEAPTIDYTFPSTFIVTVHVFNGDNDGTIISYTSLDDGVNWTPPVFVNRGYGLIVHNDEPLVACDRTPGSPYRGNVYVGYTPLATAASSIFIQRSVDVASTWQIPNRISNPRGFHDRATIGIGFTGEVYAGYILTGPGSAYALLRTSYDGGVTFQPPISNQSTLIASVVPSPQVLPVPNYAFRVQTNLNLAADISNSIYSGRVYAVWNDARNGYTDVFMCSSPDGLLWSEPVSITGAPAGSQNFFPSITVSPLTGTIRVIYYTNQVNGFLLDVYVAESFDGGQPSPIEDSPRLHLIQTETRRPRRSSSVTISRLTPRHLIILLRYGWQQPNLQASWMSTLVHKINVV, encoded by the coding sequence ATGCCGGTTGTAAATATTACTGGGGCATTGGGAGGCAACCAGTTTGAACCGTCGATTGCGGTGAACGAATTACTGCCCAATATCATGTGTGTTGTTGCCGTCGATACAAGTAGTGGACCAACCAGAACGGGATTTTACCGTTCCATTGATGGAGGGCAGACCTGGTCAACCACGACCCTGCCGCAGCCGCCCGGATACGAGGGTGCGGAAGCGCCAACGATAGATTATACCTTTCCAAGCACATTCATTGTGACGGTGCATGTATTCAATGGGGATAACGACGGAACCATTATCAGTTATACGTCTCTAGATGATGGGGTCAATTGGACTCCGCCCGTATTTGTTAACAGAGGGTATGGACTAATCGTTCACAATGACGAACCGCTTGTTGCTTGTGATCGTACACCAGGCAGCCCGTACCGTGGGAATGTTTATGTAGGGTATACCCCGCTGGCAACAGCGGCATCTTCAATCTTCATACAACGATCTGTCGATGTGGCATCAACCTGGCAGATTCCCAACCGGATCTCCAACCCCAGAGGCTTTCATGATCGGGCGACCATCGGGATTGGATTCACAGGGGAAGTCTATGCCGGCTACATCCTCACGGGTCCGGGCAGCGCGTATGCGTTACTTCGGACATCTTATGATGGAGGCGTTACATTCCAGCCGCCTATAAGTAATCAGTCCACACTTATTGCCTCCGTTGTGCCATCGCCGCAGGTTCTGCCTGTGCCCAATTATGCATTTCGTGTTCAGACCAACCTGAACCTGGCCGCAGATATATCCAACAGTATCTACAGTGGTAGAGTTTACGCGGTATGGAACGATGCGCGAAACGGGTATACAGATGTATTTATGTGCAGCTCACCGGATGGTTTGCTCTGGAGTGAGCCGGTGAGTATCACTGGGGCACCTGCGGGATCGCAGAATTTCTTTCCTTCCATTACGGTATCTCCACTTACGGGTACAATACGGGTCATCTATTATACCAACCAGGTCAATGGATTTTTGCTGGATGTCTATGTGGCGGAGTCATTTGACGGGGGGCAACCTTCACCAATAGAAGACTCACCACGACTTCATTTAATCCAAACGGAAACTCGCCGACCCCGACGGTCCTCATCGGTGACTATATCACGGCTTACACCCAGGCACCTGATAATCTTGCTGCGGTATGGATGGCAACAACCCAACCTACAGGCAAGTTGGATGTCTACTTTGGTTCATAAGATTAATGTTGTGTAG